One window of Neptuniibacter halophilus genomic DNA carries:
- a CDS encoding SCP2 sterol-binding domain-containing protein, producing the protein MPQEISVAKVIEKLPGRFVRENAEDFTATFQFLLEDEQDFFIQVADQACEIKPGEHPDPDVTLIMEAATMIEVINGEKDGMSAFLSGKLRAEGNIMLATKLGKLFSREKQS; encoded by the coding sequence ATATCCGTCGCCAAAGTCATTGAGAAGCTTCCAGGTCGTTTTGTACGAGAGAATGCAGAGGACTTTACAGCGACCTTTCAGTTCCTGCTGGAGGATGAACAGGATTTCTTTATTCAGGTGGCCGATCAGGCCTGCGAGATCAAGCCCGGCGAACACCCGGACCCGGATGTCACCCTGATTATGGAAGCGGCCACCATGATCGAGGTCATCAATGGCGAGAAAGACGGCATGAGCGCCTTCCTCAGTGGCAAGCTGCGTGCCGAAGGCAACATCATGCTTGCCACCAAACTGGGCAAACTATTCAGCCGGGAAAAACAGAGCTGA
- the nudC gene encoding NAD(+) diphosphatase has protein sequence MSESNTEYLLACQERLLGTEQGVIRCTAEQLADLDVEVTLPLGLITGQSLELAILRSKCLPDGVNREQLLGLRSLLGGINTEAEYVMLSSAAQIAIWYESFRYCPRCATPLSLHKDEMAKVCTGCGHHQYPRISPCIIVLVRDGERCLLANAAKFNSDRYSTLAGFIEAGESAESAVAREVMEEVGIEVKNIEYCFSQSWPFPHSFMLGFMADYAAGELRPDGVEILDAQWFSVDDLPNLPPKFTIARRLIDRFFAEQGVELDSGSALFFPAE, from the coding sequence TTGTCCGAATCAAATACTGAATACCTGCTGGCCTGTCAGGAGCGCCTGCTGGGGACTGAACAGGGCGTTATACGCTGTACGGCTGAACAACTGGCTGATCTGGACGTTGAGGTCACGTTGCCTCTGGGGCTGATAACAGGGCAATCGCTGGAGCTGGCGATTCTGCGCAGCAAGTGCTTGCCTGATGGTGTGAATCGGGAACAGTTGCTGGGTCTGCGCAGCCTGCTGGGTGGTATCAATACCGAGGCAGAATATGTGATGCTGTCATCGGCAGCTCAGATCGCCATCTGGTATGAATCTTTCCGTTACTGCCCGCGCTGTGCGACTCCCCTGAGCCTGCATAAGGATGAAATGGCCAAAGTTTGCACGGGTTGCGGACACCATCAGTATCCGCGCATCTCGCCTTGTATCATTGTTCTGGTACGTGACGGCGAGCGCTGCCTGCTGGCGAATGCGGCAAAATTTAATTCTGATCGGTACAGCACGCTGGCAGGATTTATTGAGGCCGGGGAAAGTGCTGAATCCGCAGTGGCGCGGGAGGTGATGGAAGAGGTGGGCATTGAGGTGAAGAATATTGAGTACTGCTTCAGCCAGTCCTGGCCCTTCCCGCACTCATTTATGCTCGGTTTTATGGCGGACTACGCGGCAGGTGAGCTCAGGCCGGACGGGGTCGAGATTCTTGATGCTCAATGGTTCAGTGTTGATGATCTGCCAAATCTGCCGCCGAAATTCACAATTGCCAGACGCCTGATTGATCGTTTTTTTGCTGAACAGGGAGTTGAGCTGGATTCCGGATCAGCTCTGTTTTTCCCGGCTGAATAG
- the nhaB gene encoding sodium/proton antiporter NhaB: MTNTLSQAFVRNFLGNSPVWYKQAIIGFLILNPIILYTLGPVVTGWLLIFEFIFTLALALKCYPLQPGGLLAIEAIIIGLATPESVSHEIESNLEVILLLMFMVAGIYFMKSMLLWVFTKILLKVHSKTALSLLFSFFAAFLSAFLDALTVTAVLISVGVGFYAVYHKVASGKAYHHPEHDHADDEAVQQNHQADLEQFRAFLRSLLMHGAVGTALGGVCTLVGEPQNLLIAEKAGWDFIQFFVLMAPITMPVLIAGLLTCALLEKLKLFGYGSTLPENVRNVLIDYAGEMDAKRTTRDKATLMVQAVIAVFLVFALALHLAEVGLIGLTIIILLTAFNGIVEEHQIGKAFEEALPFTALLVVFFSIVSVIHEQHLFQPIIEAVLAMDTAVQPGVFFIANGLLSAISDNVFVATVYINEVVAAFNAGSISREHFDHLAIAINTGTNIPSVATPNGQAAFLFLLTSALAPLIRLSYGRMVIMALPYTIVMSLVAYAALQAYL, from the coding sequence ATGACCAACACCTTATCGCAAGCATTTGTTCGGAATTTCCTGGGAAACTCCCCTGTTTGGTATAAACAGGCGATCATCGGTTTTCTTATTCTGAACCCGATCATTCTGTACACACTCGGACCTGTTGTGACCGGCTGGTTACTTATCTTCGAGTTTATTTTCACTTTGGCACTGGCGCTGAAGTGTTACCCGCTTCAGCCCGGCGGTCTGCTCGCTATCGAAGCGATTATCATCGGCCTGGCCACCCCGGAATCGGTTTCCCACGAAATCGAATCCAACCTTGAAGTTATCCTGCTACTGATGTTCATGGTTGCCGGCATCTACTTTATGAAGAGCATGCTGCTCTGGGTATTTACCAAGATCCTGCTCAAAGTTCACTCCAAGACAGCCCTCTCTCTGCTGTTCTCCTTCTTTGCAGCGTTCCTCTCAGCGTTTCTGGATGCGCTGACGGTTACTGCCGTTCTGATCAGCGTGGGCGTTGGCTTCTATGCGGTCTATCACAAGGTAGCTTCTGGTAAAGCCTATCATCACCCTGAGCACGACCATGCCGATGATGAGGCCGTACAGCAGAACCACCAGGCCGATCTGGAACAGTTCCGCGCTTTCCTTCGCAGCCTGCTTATGCACGGCGCTGTAGGTACCGCTCTGGGTGGTGTCTGCACGCTGGTAGGCGAACCTCAGAACCTGCTGATCGCAGAAAAAGCCGGCTGGGATTTTATTCAGTTCTTTGTACTGATGGCACCGATCACCATGCCTGTTCTGATTGCCGGCCTGCTGACCTGCGCTCTGCTTGAGAAGCTCAAGCTGTTTGGCTACGGCTCAACTCTGCCGGAAAACGTGCGTAATGTACTGATCGATTACGCCGGCGAGATGGATGCCAAACGCACCACCCGTGATAAAGCAACCCTGATGGTACAGGCTGTTATTGCCGTATTTCTGGTTTTCGCGCTGGCCCTGCATCTGGCGGAAGTCGGCCTGATCGGTCTGACCATTATCATTCTGCTGACAGCCTTTAATGGCATCGTTGAAGAACACCAGATCGGCAAAGCGTTTGAAGAGGCCCTGCCCTTTACTGCACTGCTGGTTGTCTTCTTCTCGATTGTCTCTGTGATCCACGAACAGCACCTGTTCCAGCCGATCATCGAAGCCGTTCTGGCCATGGATACAGCCGTTCAGCCGGGTGTCTTCTTTATTGCCAACGGCCTGCTGTCAGCGATCAGCGATAACGTCTTTGTTGCCACGGTTTATATCAACGAAGTGGTTGCCGCTTTCAATGCGGGCAGCATTAGCCGCGAACACTTTGATCATCTGGCAATCGCTATCAATACCGGCACCAACATCCCAAGTGTAGCAACACCGAACGGCCAGGCCGCTTTCCTGTTCCTGCTGACCTCGGCACTGGCTCCACTGATTCGCCTCTCCTATGGCCGCATGGTAATCATGGCACTGCCCTATACCATCGTGATGAGTCTGGTAGCCTACGCGGCACTGCAAGCCTACCTGTAA
- the dnaQ gene encoding DNA polymerase III subunit epsilon, translating to MRQIVLDTETTGLEPGEGHNIIEIGCVEMLNRRQTGRTYHQYIKPDREVDAEAVQVHGITNDFLEDKPRFNEVMEEFIEFVRGAELVIHNAAFDIGFLNAELQRNGYPERMENFCLVTDTLLLARKKHPGQKNNLDALCNRYGINNAHRELHGALLDSEILADVYLALTGGQTDLSLGGSGDGSDEDELAIRRVSGADELPLVQVPDEDQQAHAAFLQMLDKKSGGECLWLSADKPAD from the coding sequence ATGAGACAGATTGTACTGGATACCGAAACAACCGGTCTGGAACCGGGTGAAGGGCACAATATTATTGAGATCGGTTGTGTTGAGATGCTCAACCGACGCCAGACCGGGCGTACCTATCACCAGTATATCAAGCCGGATCGTGAAGTGGATGCCGAGGCGGTTCAGGTGCATGGTATCACCAATGACTTTCTCGAAGATAAACCCCGCTTCAATGAGGTGATGGAGGAGTTTATCGAGTTTGTCCGCGGGGCCGAGCTGGTTATTCATAACGCAGCCTTTGATATTGGCTTCCTCAATGCGGAATTGCAGCGTAATGGTTACCCGGAGAGGATGGAAAATTTCTGTCTGGTTACCGATACCCTGCTGCTGGCACGGAAAAAGCATCCGGGTCAGAAAAACAATCTGGATGCATTATGTAATCGTTACGGTATCAACAATGCACACCGTGAACTGCACGGGGCATTGCTTGACTCTGAGATACTCGCCGATGTTTATCTGGCGCTGACCGGGGGGCAGACCGACCTGTCACTGGGTGGTAGCGGTGATGGCAGTGATGAAGATGAACTGGCGATCCGTCGTGTCAGTGGTGCAGATGAGTTGCCGCTGGTGCAGGTCCCGGATGAAGATCAGCAGGCGCATGCAGCATTCCTGCAAATGCTGGATAAAAAGAGCGGGGGAGAGTGTCTCTGGCTCTCGGCTGATAAGCCGGCAGACTGA
- the rnhA gene encoding ribonuclease HI: MKVVEMFTDGACKGNPGPGGWGVFMRYGESEKQLYGGEQGTTNNRMELMAAIQGLEALNRPCEVVLTTDSQYVRQGITEWITGWKRKGWKNSQNKPVKNADLWQRLDQAAAKHQVDWRWVKGHSGHPENELADQLANKGVEELNRA, from the coding sequence GTGAAAGTTGTAGAGATGTTTACTGATGGTGCCTGTAAAGGTAACCCGGGTCCCGGTGGCTGGGGCGTTTTTATGCGCTACGGCGAGTCTGAAAAACAGTTGTATGGTGGCGAGCAGGGTACTACCAATAACCGGATGGAGCTCATGGCTGCGATTCAGGGGCTTGAAGCGCTTAATCGCCCCTGTGAGGTCGTGTTAACCACAGACTCCCAATATGTGCGTCAGGGGATTACTGAGTGGATTACCGGCTGGAAACGTAAAGGCTGGAAAAATTCGCAGAATAAACCGGTCAAAAACGCTGACCTCTGGCAGCGTCTGGATCAGGCGGCGGCTAAGCATCAGGTCGACTGGCGTTGGGTGAAAGGGCACAGTGGACATCCGGAAAATGAGTTAGCGGATCAGTTGGCTAATAAAGGGGTTGAGGAGCTGAATCGGGCATGA